A single genomic interval of Bradyrhizobium japonicum USDA 6 harbors:
- a CDS encoding MarR family winged helix-turn-helix transcriptional regulator, producing MRNKGAAARHHRLIYLLNVAQRRLQRWMAAQPQNEVTPAQAGLLFILGKQDGVLMGEAGAALDMGPAGISGLVDRSAAARLVERRADREDGRAWRVWLTPKGRTVLAQAKTDAAQINAALTDGFTSTEIDIVARWLSSIQDKFPRPSDE from the coding sequence ATGCGAAATAAAGGGGCCGCAGCGAGGCATCATCGGCTTATTTACCTCCTGAACGTCGCACAGCGCCGCTTGCAGCGCTGGATGGCGGCGCAGCCGCAGAACGAGGTCACGCCGGCGCAGGCGGGGCTGTTGTTCATCCTCGGCAAGCAGGACGGCGTGCTGATGGGCGAGGCGGGCGCGGCGCTCGACATGGGGCCGGCCGGCATCTCAGGCCTCGTCGATCGCAGTGCTGCGGCGAGGCTGGTCGAGCGGCGGGCCGATCGCGAGGATGGTCGGGCCTGGCGCGTATGGCTGACGCCGAAGGGGCGCACCGTGCTGGCGCAGGCGAAGACCGACGCGGCGCAGATCAACGCCGCGTTGACGGACGGATTTACCAGCACGGAGATCGACATCGTCGCGCGCTGGCTGTCCAGCATTCAGGACAAGTTTCCAAGACCTTCAGACGAATAA
- a CDS encoding MDR family MFS transporter produces the protein MSNSLTISTPAPARPTATPDRAASDPNRASATVWIAVFAAMIGAFMAILNIQITNASLLNIEGGIGTGADNGSWISTSYLIGEIIVIPLTDYLSRVFSFRNIMLSFATLFAAFSVACAFTHDLPSMIAMRGFQGFFGGVLIPMAFTLVFTKLPKGQQPIGLAMFSLAVTFAPAIGPTIGGYLTENYGWQTIFFVNVLPTAVMVTILFFTLERQPMNLGLLREGDWFGIATMAVGLASLQAVLEEGNKDDWFGSPFIVRLAIIAAVSLSLFIYNELVVEKPLLRLRLLTQWNFGVGTIAAVFLGFALFGSVYLLPAYLGQVQGYNAEQIGNVLAWTGLPQLLLIPLVPKLMQRFDARYIAAVGLLLFAASSFLNIEMSLDYSGDQFFIPNVVRAVGQALTLAPLSALSLGSVAPQDAPAASGISNMMRNLGGAIGTAVLATIVTKREQFHSNIIGHSVTLGREEVRARIAQTTNYFIAHGVPDPNAAREQAIIALGKTVKRQALVMGYSDTFAVIGVVLVLAAIAVLLTRRVKAAAGGGGAH, from the coding sequence ATGTCAAACAGCCTCACAATCTCGACGCCAGCACCCGCAAGACCGACCGCGACGCCTGATCGCGCCGCCAGCGATCCCAATCGCGCGAGCGCTACGGTCTGGATCGCCGTCTTCGCGGCGATGATCGGCGCCTTCATGGCGATCCTGAACATCCAGATCACCAACGCCTCGCTGCTCAACATCGAGGGCGGCATCGGCACCGGCGCCGACAACGGCTCCTGGATCTCGACGTCCTACCTGATCGGCGAGATCATCGTGATCCCGCTGACCGACTATCTGTCGCGGGTGTTCTCGTTCCGTAACATCATGCTGAGCTTCGCGACGCTGTTCGCCGCGTTCTCGGTCGCCTGTGCCTTCACCCACGATTTGCCCTCGATGATCGCGATGCGCGGATTTCAGGGCTTCTTCGGTGGCGTGCTGATTCCGATGGCCTTCACGCTGGTCTTCACCAAGCTGCCGAAGGGCCAGCAGCCGATCGGCCTTGCCATGTTCTCACTCGCCGTGACGTTTGCGCCGGCGATCGGGCCGACAATCGGCGGCTATCTCACCGAGAATTACGGCTGGCAGACCATCTTCTTCGTCAACGTGCTGCCGACCGCCGTCATGGTGACGATCCTGTTCTTCACCCTGGAGCGCCAGCCGATGAATCTGGGGCTGTTGCGCGAGGGCGACTGGTTCGGCATCGCGACCATGGCGGTTGGCCTGGCCTCACTTCAGGCCGTGCTCGAGGAGGGCAACAAGGACGACTGGTTCGGCTCGCCCTTCATCGTCCGCCTTGCGATCATCGCCGCCGTCAGCCTGTCGCTGTTCATCTATAACGAGCTCGTGGTGGAGAAGCCGCTGCTCCGCCTGCGCCTCCTGACGCAGTGGAATTTCGGGGTCGGCACGATCGCTGCCGTGTTCCTTGGATTTGCGCTGTTCGGCTCCGTCTATCTGCTGCCGGCCTATCTCGGGCAGGTGCAGGGCTATAATGCCGAGCAGATCGGCAACGTGCTGGCCTGGACCGGCCTGCCGCAGCTCCTTCTGATTCCGTTGGTGCCGAAGCTGATGCAGCGCTTCGACGCGCGCTACATCGCGGCCGTCGGCCTGCTGCTGTTCGCCGCGAGTTCCTTCCTGAATATCGAGATGTCGCTCGACTATTCGGGCGACCAGTTCTTCATCCCCAACGTCGTGCGCGCCGTGGGCCAGGCCTTGACGCTGGCGCCGCTGTCGGCGCTCAGCCTCGGCAGTGTCGCGCCGCAGGACGCGCCGGCCGCCTCCGGCATCTCCAACATGATGCGCAATCTCGGCGGCGCCATCGGCACCGCGGTGCTTGCGACCATCGTCACCAAGCGCGAGCAGTTCCACTCCAACATCATCGGCCATTCCGTCACGCTCGGCCGCGAGGAGGTCCGTGCCCGCATCGCGCAGACGACCAATTACTTCATCGCGCACGGCGTGCCCGACCCCAACGCCGCGCGCGAGCAGGCCATCATCGCACTCGGCAAGACGGTGAAACGCCAGGCGCTGGTGATGGGCTATTCCGACACCTTCGCGGTGATCGGCGTGGTGCTCGTGCTCGCCGCGATCGCGGTGCTGCTGACGCGGCGGGTGAAGGCGGCCGCCGGCGGAGGCGGTGCGCATTAA
- a CDS encoding ATP-dependent Clp protease adaptor ClpS encodes MSNMRGEHEPAQLVIHNDDDTPDEFVIGLLRQVFGKTEREAIALITQIELKEKAVCGPYPQSVAEALFKSAKQYVWLGQHPLKITLEEIKTPCELCGKPEGQTDVRIGSRTVWLCSDCIRPADTVSTPVEPDKEFEFACDVLDWHFANVPRSKLVTTIRQFPGHMRVDVQAAIDRLFSDGIRLLGLNEEQRYETLSISRLLREGRYATAIAPLQYSDVDVGENSPVKCLDNGLWLCEHDNLRYAVLLCAHREYSREPGIRIEILVPSGTAGAVLVRQRFGELEEAVQTARTYRGKILSLDADSDYRGRSRGITVHRLPLVARSEVILPEQTLRLLDRNVLTFVNTRDQLRRLGQSTRKGILLYGPPGTGKTHTIRYLATHLPGHTTLIITAEQIGLLGAYMSLARLLQPSMVVIEDVDLIARDRDDMGPCEESMLNKLLNEMDGLKEDADILFVLTTNRPEDLEGALAGRPGRIDQAIEVPLPDETGRGKLVRLYGKGLPIEDAVIAEAARRSEGTSCAFIKELMRRLAQASLARDGGNSVVSADIDEALDDMLFSGGRLNAQLLGGAQAMAAE; translated from the coding sequence ATGAGCAATATGCGCGGCGAGCATGAACCGGCCCAGCTCGTGATTCACAATGACGACGACACGCCGGACGAGTTCGTCATCGGCTTGCTCCGCCAAGTTTTCGGCAAGACGGAGCGCGAGGCGATCGCTCTGATCACTCAGATCGAGCTGAAGGAAAAGGCCGTCTGCGGACCCTACCCGCAATCCGTCGCGGAAGCGCTTTTCAAGTCGGCCAAGCAATATGTCTGGCTCGGCCAGCATCCTCTGAAGATCACGCTTGAAGAGATCAAGACTCCGTGTGAGCTCTGCGGCAAGCCCGAGGGACAGACCGATGTTCGCATCGGCAGCCGCACGGTCTGGCTGTGCAGCGACTGCATTCGCCCGGCAGACACCGTGAGCACGCCGGTCGAACCGGACAAGGAGTTCGAATTCGCCTGCGACGTACTGGACTGGCACTTTGCCAACGTCCCGCGAAGCAAGCTTGTGACCACGATCCGGCAGTTTCCCGGCCACATGCGCGTCGACGTCCAGGCGGCCATCGACCGATTGTTCAGCGATGGTATCCGGCTGCTCGGGCTCAATGAGGAGCAGCGCTACGAGACCCTGTCGATATCGCGGCTGCTGCGCGAAGGCCGCTATGCAACCGCAATTGCCCCGCTGCAATATTCCGATGTCGACGTCGGCGAGAACAGCCCAGTCAAGTGCCTGGATAACGGACTGTGGCTGTGCGAGCACGATAATCTTCGCTATGCGGTTTTGCTCTGCGCGCACCGCGAGTACAGCCGCGAGCCGGGAATTCGGATCGAAATCCTGGTACCGTCAGGCACCGCGGGCGCGGTGCTCGTCCGGCAGCGCTTCGGCGAACTGGAAGAGGCCGTGCAAACCGCGCGGACCTATCGCGGCAAGATACTGTCGCTCGATGCCGACTCCGACTATCGCGGGCGCTCGCGCGGCATCACCGTGCATCGATTGCCGCTTGTCGCTCGTAGTGAAGTGATCCTGCCGGAGCAGACCTTGCGGCTGCTCGACCGCAATGTGCTGACCTTCGTCAATACCCGCGATCAATTGCGCCGGCTTGGCCAGTCGACGCGCAAAGGCATTTTGCTGTACGGACCGCCCGGCACCGGGAAGACCCATACAATCCGCTATCTCGCGACGCATTTGCCCGGGCATACGACACTGATCATCACCGCCGAGCAAATCGGCCTTCTCGGCGCCTATATGAGCTTGGCGCGGCTGCTCCAACCGTCGATGGTCGTCATCGAGGACGTCGATCTCATCGCTCGCGACCGCGACGACATGGGGCCGTGCGAAGAATCCATGCTGAACAAGCTGCTCAACGAGATGGATGGACTGAAGGAGGACGCGGACATTCTGTTCGTCCTGACCACCAACCGGCCGGAGGACCTCGAAGGAGCGCTTGCGGGTCGGCCAGGCCGCATCGATCAGGCGATCGAAGTGCCGCTTCCCGACGAAACCGGCCGCGGCAAGCTGGTCCGGCTCTACGGCAAGGGGTTGCCGATCGAGGACGCGGTCATCGCCGAAGCCGCCCGCCGCAGCGAGGGCACGAGTTGCGCCTTCATCAAGGAATTGATGCGACGACTGGCGCAGGCCAGTCTCGCACGCGACGGAGGCAATTCCGTCGTGTCAGCCGACATCGACGAAGCGCTCGACGACATGCTGTTCTCCGGCGGCCGGCTCAATGCACAGTTGCTCGGTGGTGCACAGGCGATGGCAGCTGAGTGA
- a CDS encoding methyl-accepting chemotaxis protein, whose protein sequence is MAMFKKSVSSLLLTLMALLAAGALASTAIQMFGAFGRYSDSLETARLAAADKAIFHGVLALRNNRGDAQSAILGEDDPKAKLAEAEKAEQGGYEGISAALSTVDFARRDELAGTLKQRWNEAAPQFQLFYDEARLPRAERKMERTNSWYDAVTKVIDTANLASTAVSNRAWMNDPYIARMIQVRRFAWQVRDRYGIHCSSLRSNVNSSKPLDDAQKRSVAQWDGTIASGWAGMAELLAAPDVTAELVTAASDAKAKTDGVLKQIGDLTKNFDGSGKPAMPASEWNALCQSPFPLIVGVATKALDQSIARAEAVQTKALTNLIVQSLAFLLALGVTLAGVYVVRNRLMRPVRAILDAIARIGARDYATPVPQSKYPDEFGTMAAALESLRESAATAERLGQERESQQALQLARSGTVDDACRSFDDTVQAVIHSVAASARELDATATDVRTLVSESTSQTAAVSSAAEQATNNLETIAAATEELSASVGEISAQVQLSAREAREAVSQAERTNATVEILDQTASRIGEVVKMINAIAGQTNLLALNATIEAARAGEAGRGFAVVAGEVKSLAAQTATATEEISRQVEEIQGATGQAVTAIRSIGGAISGIDEKMTAIAAAVEEQRAATTEISRNFQQAAQGTREVTDTIGSVARLNQETGNAGTVLSESVKKMSGDADRLRVAVEGFLGAVKTA, encoded by the coding sequence ATGGCAATGTTTAAGAAATCGGTAAGCTCGCTTCTCCTGACCTTGATGGCCCTGCTGGCCGCCGGTGCGCTGGCCTCTACGGCGATCCAGATGTTCGGAGCGTTCGGTCGCTACAGCGACAGTCTCGAGACGGCGCGGCTCGCCGCTGCCGACAAGGCGATCTTCCATGGCGTGCTCGCGTTGCGCAACAATCGTGGCGATGCCCAGAGCGCCATCCTTGGCGAGGACGATCCCAAGGCAAAACTCGCTGAAGCCGAGAAGGCCGAGCAGGGCGGCTATGAAGGGATCAGCGCCGCGCTCTCGACCGTCGATTTCGCACGCCGCGACGAGCTCGCCGGCACGCTGAAGCAGCGCTGGAACGAAGCCGCGCCGCAATTCCAGCTGTTCTACGACGAGGCCAGGCTTCCGCGCGCCGAGCGCAAGATGGAGCGGACCAATTCCTGGTACGACGCCGTCACCAAGGTCATCGACACGGCGAACCTCGCCTCCACCGCGGTGTCGAACCGCGCCTGGATGAACGATCCCTACATCGCGCGCATGATCCAGGTCCGCCGCTTCGCCTGGCAGGTGCGCGACCGCTATGGAATCCATTGCTCGTCGCTTCGCTCGAACGTCAACAGCAGCAAGCCGCTCGACGACGCCCAGAAGCGGTCGGTGGCGCAATGGGACGGCACGATCGCCTCCGGCTGGGCGGGCATGGCCGAGTTGCTGGCTGCGCCCGACGTGACGGCGGAGCTGGTGACGGCAGCGTCGGACGCGAAGGCCAAGACCGATGGCGTCCTGAAGCAGATCGGCGATCTCACCAAGAATTTCGACGGCAGCGGCAAGCCTGCGATGCCCGCTTCGGAGTGGAATGCGCTCTGCCAGTCGCCGTTCCCGCTCATTGTCGGGGTCGCGACCAAGGCGCTGGATCAGTCGATCGCGCGTGCCGAGGCCGTGCAGACCAAGGCGCTCACCAACCTCATCGTGCAGTCGCTCGCGTTTCTGCTCGCGCTCGGCGTGACCCTCGCCGGCGTCTACGTGGTGCGCAATCGCCTGATGCGCCCGGTCCGCGCCATCCTCGACGCCATCGCGCGAATCGGCGCCCGCGATTACGCGACGCCGGTGCCGCAGTCGAAATATCCGGACGAGTTCGGCACTATGGCTGCCGCGCTCGAGAGCCTGCGCGAGAGCGCGGCGACCGCCGAGCGACTGGGCCAGGAACGCGAATCGCAGCAGGCGTTGCAACTCGCCCGCTCCGGTACCGTGGACGACGCATGCCGCAGCTTCGACGACACCGTGCAGGCGGTGATCCACAGCGTCGCTGCGTCGGCGAGGGAGCTCGATGCCACCGCGACCGATGTGCGCACGCTGGTTTCAGAATCGACCAGCCAGACCGCGGCAGTGTCCTCCGCAGCCGAGCAGGCCACCAACAATCTCGAGACCATCGCGGCCGCGACCGAGGAACTCTCCGCATCCGTCGGCGAGATCTCCGCACAGGTACAGTTGAGCGCCCGCGAGGCGCGCGAAGCCGTCTCGCAGGCCGAGCGGACCAACGCGACGGTCGAGATCCTCGATCAGACCGCGAGCCGCATCGGCGAGGTCGTGAAGATGATCAACGCCATCGCCGGCCAGACCAATCTCCTGGCGCTGAATGCGACCATCGAAGCGGCGCGTGCGGGCGAAGCCGGCCGTGGCTTTGCCGTGGTCGCCGGCGAGGTCAAGAGCCTCGCCGCGCAGACCGCAACTGCAACCGAGGAAATCTCGCGCCAGGTCGAGGAGATCCAGGGCGCGACGGGCCAGGCCGTGACCGCCATCCGCTCGATCGGGGGTGCCATCAGCGGCATCGACGAGAAGATGACGGCGATCGCAGCCGCGGTCGAGGAGCAGCGCGCGGCCACCACCGAGATCTCGCGCAACTTCCAGCAGGCCGCCCAGGGCACCCGCGAGGTCACCGACACTATCGGCAGCGTCGCCAGGCTCAACCAGGAAACCGGCAACGCCGGCACGGTGCTGTCCGAATCCGTGAAGAAGATGTCGGGCGATGCCGATCGTCTTCGCGTCGCGGTCGAAGGCTTTTTGGGGGCCGTGAAGACCGCATAA
- a CDS encoding HlyD family secretion protein gives MSVHTTPSAATQTAIPATVPEGVLPTALTGVRRQKLNLRKLLLMGAAVVALAGAGWYGYDYWTVGRFLVSTDDAYVKADNTTIAPKVSGYLDRVLVGDNEHVKAGQVLARIDDRDFRVALDQAKADVAAANATVTSKQAQLEVQQAVIAAAKATIDVDTAAKTFAEQENKRYTDLAKTGYGSVQNAQQAQARDAGADAAIQRDTANLASALKQVELLKAEIVQASAAAARATALQHQAELNLSYTTIVSPIDGVVGNRTLRIGQYVQAGTQLMSIVPAEGAYVVANFKETQLTHVRAGQQVEIEVDTFPGQVVHGHVDSIAPASGQEFALLPPDNATGNFTKVVQRIPVKIALDAETHSAIELRPGMSVIPTIATRSTPTAQAATTPKAKLVSGGSCHVKQPHNLDASTRKTDRDA, from the coding sequence ATGTCCGTCCACACCACCCCATCTGCTGCGACCCAAACCGCTATTCCAGCAACCGTGCCGGAGGGCGTGCTGCCCACCGCACTGACCGGCGTCCGCCGGCAAAAGCTCAATCTCCGCAAGCTGTTGCTGATGGGTGCGGCGGTCGTCGCGCTGGCCGGCGCGGGCTGGTATGGCTACGATTACTGGACCGTCGGCCGCTTCCTCGTCTCCACCGATGACGCCTATGTGAAGGCCGACAACACCACCATCGCGCCGAAGGTCAGCGGCTACCTCGACCGCGTCCTGGTCGGCGATAACGAGCATGTGAAGGCCGGCCAGGTGCTCGCCAGGATCGACGATCGCGACTTCCGCGTCGCGCTCGACCAGGCCAAGGCCGATGTCGCCGCCGCGAATGCGACGGTGACGAGCAAGCAAGCGCAGCTCGAGGTCCAGCAAGCGGTGATCGCGGCCGCCAAGGCGACCATCGACGTCGACACTGCTGCAAAGACCTTCGCGGAGCAGGAGAACAAGCGCTACACCGACCTCGCCAAGACCGGCTATGGCAGCGTGCAGAATGCACAGCAGGCCCAGGCGCGCGATGCCGGCGCCGATGCCGCGATCCAGCGCGACACCGCCAATCTCGCCTCGGCTCTGAAACAGGTCGAGCTGCTGAAGGCCGAGATCGTGCAAGCCAGTGCCGCGGCCGCCCGCGCGACCGCGCTTCAACATCAGGCCGAGCTCAATCTCAGCTACACCACGATCGTCTCTCCGATCGACGGTGTCGTCGGCAACCGCACCTTGCGCATCGGCCAATATGTGCAAGCGGGAACGCAGCTGATGTCGATCGTGCCGGCCGAGGGCGCCTATGTGGTCGCCAATTTCAAGGAGACCCAGCTCACCCATGTCCGCGCGGGACAGCAAGTCGAGATCGAGGTCGACACCTTCCCGGGCCAGGTCGTGCACGGCCATGTCGATTCCATCGCACCCGCCAGCGGCCAGGAGTTCGCCTTGCTGCCGCCGGACAACGCCACCGGCAATTTCACCAAGGTCGTGCAGCGCATCCCCGTGAAGATCGCGCTGGATGCCGAGACGCACTCTGCGATCGAGCTGCGGCCCGGCATGTCCGTGATCCCGACGATCGCAACCCGTTCAACGCCGACCGCGCAAGCGGCAACGACGCCCAAAGCGAAGCTTGTTTCCGGAGGGTCGTGCCATGTCAAACAGCCTCACAATCTCGACGCCAGCACCCGCAAGACCGACCGCGACGCCTGA
- a CDS encoding enoyl-CoA hydratase, producing MTEHVRIENNNGILTLTLARPDKKNALTDAMYGKLADTIESAEFDPSARVILIRGEGDMFTAGNDVGEFAAVAAGKSEGSRNVVRFIQSLARCTRPLVAAVQGRAVGVGTTMLLHCDLVVLADNAQLSTPFVGLALVPEAASSLLMPARIGYARAYEMFALGETVAARSALEWGLANRVVPLDKLDAEALALAQRLARQPAGALTATKKLMRNGEALVAQMNAEGEQFGQRLRTAEAREAFTAFAERRPPDFTKVA from the coding sequence ATGACCGAGCACGTCCGGATCGAGAACAACAACGGAATTCTCACCCTCACGCTGGCGCGCCCCGACAAGAAGAACGCGCTGACGGATGCGATGTACGGCAAGCTCGCCGACACGATCGAATCCGCCGAGTTCGATCCGTCCGCCCGCGTGATCCTGATCCGCGGCGAGGGTGACATGTTCACCGCCGGCAACGATGTCGGCGAGTTCGCCGCCGTCGCAGCCGGCAAGTCGGAAGGCAGCCGCAACGTCGTGCGCTTCATCCAGTCGCTGGCGCGCTGCACCCGGCCGCTGGTCGCGGCCGTGCAGGGCCGCGCCGTCGGCGTCGGCACCACGATGCTGCTGCATTGCGACCTCGTCGTGCTCGCCGACAACGCACAATTGTCGACGCCCTTCGTCGGCCTAGCGCTGGTGCCGGAGGCAGCCTCCAGCCTGCTGATGCCGGCACGCATCGGCTACGCCCGCGCCTACGAGATGTTCGCGCTGGGCGAGACCGTAGCGGCCAGGTCGGCGCTGGAATGGGGCCTTGCCAACCGCGTGGTGCCGCTCGACAAGCTCGATGCCGAGGCGCTCGCGCTCGCCCAGCGTCTTGCCCGCCAGCCGGCCGGCGCGCTCACGGCCACCAAGAAGCTGATGCGCAATGGCGAGGCTCTGGTCGCGCAGATGAATGCCGAGGGCGAGCAGTTCGGACAGCGTCTGCGCACCGCCGAGGCGCGCGAGGCCTTCACCGCCTTCGCGGAGCGCCGGCCGCCTGATTTCACCAAGGTTGCCTGA
- a CDS encoding TetR/AcrR family transcriptional regulator produces MAQTKPSGECRPRGRPQLRSDEETRRIVFDAARHAFAVDGYAATSTEELARRAGISTKTLYRLFPGKAALFEAMCADRLEQLLSAVDLQGSDEVDIETGLRAALLACADLALDPEVVALQRMVLQESAAFPELAANFYNNGISRTVRTLADWLRVQVKRKRIAIDDAEEVAGMLIGMVASAPQRAAIYGGMPLPSRKQIERRVQTCAALFLDGCRAA; encoded by the coding sequence ATGGCTCAGACAAAACCTTCAGGTGAATGCCGTCCGCGCGGGCGGCCGCAACTGCGCAGCGACGAGGAGACGAGGCGGATCGTCTTCGACGCCGCGCGCCACGCCTTTGCCGTCGACGGCTACGCCGCGACCAGCACCGAAGAGCTGGCACGCCGCGCCGGCATCTCGACCAAGACGCTCTATCGCCTGTTTCCGGGCAAGGCCGCGCTGTTCGAGGCGATGTGCGCGGACAGGCTCGAGCAGCTGCTCTCCGCCGTCGACCTGCAAGGAAGCGACGAGGTCGATATCGAGACGGGCCTGCGTGCCGCGCTGCTGGCCTGCGCCGATCTCGCGCTCGATCCGGAGGTCGTGGCGCTGCAGCGCATGGTGCTGCAGGAATCCGCAGCGTTCCCCGAGCTCGCCGCCAACTTCTACAACAACGGCATTTCCCGCACGGTCAGGACGCTCGCGGACTGGCTGCGGGTCCAGGTCAAGCGCAAGCGCATCGCCATCGATGATGCGGAGGAAGTTGCCGGCATGCTGATCGGCATGGTCGCGTCGGCGCCGCAGCGCGCGGCGATCTATGGCGGCATGCCGCTGCCGTCACGCAAGCAGATCGAGCGCCGCGTGCAGACCTGCGCGGCCCTGTTCCTCGACGGCTGCCGCGCCGCGTAG
- a CDS encoding tannase/feruloyl esterase family alpha/beta hydrolase codes for MTRKRAKLCAWLVGAMAAMSASGASAVTLAEDADTVCKGLIGGADAVKIDSATSQAPSPLAVAERGPTPSGRITPANPGFCKVLGHIDPVDPKAPPIKFQVNLPVEWNGRSVQYGGGGFNGVLITGLGLPPAYPFDKPSPLARGYVTYGTDSGHESKPGEPPQVFALNDEAFENFAHRAYKKVRDASVALMERAYGKKPEKMYFMGSSEGGREGLTMAQRYPDDFDGIFARVPVINWVGLQHAGTRSGLVTMGEGWINPAQVKLFADAVRTACDKADGSDKTLVHDPVACKAMFKVETLRCEAGKAGDQCLTEAQIKAVSTLHGTYKFPFVLANDLDDYPGWGVSGEDTPAFGPTGGWSAWWLGSAPPAQPPAPNNGIAWIYGAGGIQYVFARDPKLDVTTYKVEDHKARLLEVSKLMDSTDPDLGRFRGRGGRLIVLEHMADYAQSPYAGIRYFESVERKLGKAETAEFARLYTAPGVDHVGSGAPANVDMLSALVDWVEKGKAPGDLEATEQKVEAPSFAVTRALPLCRWPAWPHYKSGPVTEAASFTCAP; via the coding sequence ATGACGCGAAAGAGAGCGAAGCTCTGTGCATGGCTCGTGGGTGCGATGGCAGCCATGAGCGCAAGCGGCGCGTCGGCGGTGACGCTGGCGGAGGACGCGGATACGGTCTGCAAGGGTCTTATCGGCGGCGCGGATGCTGTGAAGATCGATTCCGCGACGTCGCAGGCCCCATCACCTCTCGCCGTCGCTGAGCGCGGGCCGACGCCATCGGGGCGTATCACGCCGGCCAATCCCGGTTTCTGCAAGGTGCTGGGTCACATCGACCCCGTTGATCCCAAGGCGCCGCCGATCAAGTTTCAGGTCAACCTCCCCGTCGAATGGAACGGGCGCTCCGTCCAGTATGGCGGTGGCGGCTTTAACGGCGTGCTGATCACTGGCCTTGGGCTGCCGCCGGCCTATCCCTTCGACAAGCCGTCGCCGCTGGCGCGCGGTTATGTCACCTACGGCACGGACTCCGGCCACGAGTCCAAGCCCGGCGAGCCGCCGCAGGTCTTCGCGCTCAACGACGAAGCCTTCGAGAATTTCGCTCACCGCGCCTACAAGAAGGTGCGCGACGCTTCTGTCGCGCTGATGGAGCGCGCCTACGGCAAGAAGCCGGAGAAGATGTATTTCATGGGCTCGTCCGAGGGCGGCCGCGAAGGCCTCACCATGGCCCAGCGCTACCCCGACGATTTCGACGGCATCTTCGCCCGCGTGCCCGTGATCAACTGGGTCGGCCTGCAGCATGCCGGTACGCGCTCGGGCCTTGTGACCATGGGCGAGGGCTGGATCAATCCGGCGCAAGTCAAGCTCTTTGCCGATGCGGTGCGCACTGCCTGCGACAAGGCCGACGGCTCCGATAAGACGTTGGTGCACGATCCCGTGGCCTGCAAGGCCATGTTCAAGGTCGAGACGCTGCGCTGCGAGGCCGGCAAGGCCGGCGATCAGTGCCTGACCGAGGCGCAGATCAAGGCAGTCAGCACGCTGCATGGGACCTACAAATTCCCGTTCGTGCTCGCCAATGACCTCGACGACTATCCGGGCTGGGGCGTCTCTGGCGAGGATACGCCGGCGTTTGGGCCGACCGGCGGCTGGTCCGCGTGGTGGCTCGGCAGCGCGCCGCCGGCGCAGCCGCCCGCACCCAACAACGGCATCGCCTGGATCTACGGCGCCGGGGGCATTCAATATGTGTTCGCGCGTGATCCCAAGCTCGACGTCACCACCTACAAGGTGGAGGACCACAAGGCGCGGTTGCTCGAAGTCTCGAAGCTGATGGATTCGACCGATCCGGATCTCGGCCGTTTTCGCGGACGCGGCGGCCGGCTGATCGTGCTCGAGCACATGGCGGACTATGCGCAGAGCCCCTATGCCGGCATCCGCTATTTCGAGAGCGTCGAGCGCAAGCTCGGCAAGGCCGAGACGGCGGAATTCGCGCGGCTCTACACCGCCCCCGGCGTCGATCATGTCGGCTCCGGCGCGCCGGCCAATGTCGACATGCTGAGCGCCTTGGTCGACTGGGTCGAGAAGGGCAAGGCGCCCGGCGACCTCGAAGCCACCGAGCAGAAGGTCGAGGCGCCCTCATTCGCGGTGACGCGCGCACTCCCGCTGTGCCGCTGGCCGGCCTGGCCGCATTACAAGTCGGGGCCGGTGACGGAGGCGGCGAGTTTTACCTGCGCTCCGTGA